One window from the genome of Mugil cephalus isolate CIBA_MC_2020 chromosome 23, CIBA_Mcephalus_1.1, whole genome shotgun sequence encodes:
- the hpxb gene encoding hemopexin, with the protein MELVTKTLLLCLVLAVTNAAPTSPQESAAVDRCAGIEFDAITPDENGATFFFKGDHVWKGFHGPAQLSTEFFKEIGHVGAAFRMHNTEDQTVHDHIFFFQDDKVFSYYNQTLEPGYPKEIQEVFPGVPTHLDAAVECPKGECKTDSVLFFKGQDVHVYDLATKLTKTKTWSDLPTCTSVFRWLEHYYCFHGHDFTRFNPVSGEVTGQYPKDARHYFMNCTNFGHGGGRRPVNCSDVKLDAVTTDDSGRTYYFTGPMFMRLDTRRDGVHAFPITRTWKEVAGALDAVFSYTDKIYLIKGDQVYIYKSDAHFTLIDGYPKSLQEELGIEGQVDAAFVCPGEQTVHIIQGQRMKDVDLTATPRAVTRDLPLPLSDIDAGLCDSDGVKVFKGSQYYDYKSPMILAMGRIAPHPQPITSAMMGCKD; encoded by the exons ATGGAGCTGGTCACCAAAACTCTGCTTCTGTGCTTGGTGCTCGCTGTCACTAATGCAGCACCCAC GTCCCCACAAGAGTCAGCAGCAGtag ACCGGTGTGCAGGTATTGAGTTTGATGCCATCACTCCTGATGAGAATGGGGCCACTTTCTTCTTCAAAG GCGACCACGTGTGGAAGGGTTTCCATGGACCCGCTCAGCTCTCAACTGAGTTCTTTAAGGAAATTGGCCACGTGGGGGCCGCTTTCCGCATGCACAACACCGAGGACCAGACCGTCCATgatcacattttcttcttccaa GATGACAAGGTGTTTAGCTACTACAACCAAACTCTGGAGCCAGGGTATCCCAAGGAGATCCAGGAGGTCTTTCCTGGGGTCCCCACTCACTTGGATGCAGCTGTGGAGTGTCCCAAGGGAGAGTGCAAGACTGACTCCGTTCTGTTTTTCAAAG GACAAGATGTGCACGTTTACGACCTCGCCACAAAGTTAACTAAAACCAAGACGTGGTCCGACCTGCCTACCTGCACCTCCGTTTTCCGCTGGCTGGAGCATTACTACTGTTTCCACGGACACGACTTCACCAGGTTTAACCCGGTGTCAGGAGAGGTGACCGGCCAGTACCCAAAGGACGCCCGGCATTACTTCATGAATTGCACGAACTTTG GTCACGGAGGTGGTCGCAGACCCGTCAATTGCAGCGACGTCAAACTGGACGCCGTCACCACGGATGACTCCGGCAGAACGTATTACTTCACAG GCCCTATGTTCATGCGTCTCGACACCCGCCGGGACGGCGTTCACGCATTCCCGATAACAAGAACGTGGAAAGAAGTGGCCGGAGCCCTGGACGCTGTTTTCTCCTACACCGACAAAATCTACTTGATCAAG GGAGATCAGGTGTACATCTATAAATCTGACGCGCACTTCACCCTGATCGACGGCTACCCCAAGAgtctgcaggaggagctgggcATCGAAGGACAGGTGGACGCTGCTTTTGTTTGCCCAGGCGAGCAAACCGTTCACATTATCCAAG GTCAGAGGATGAAAGACGTCGACCTCACAGCCACGCCCAGGGCCGTCACGAGAGATCTGCCCCTCCCCTTATCGGACATCGACGCCGGCCTGTGTGACTCCGACGGGGTTAAAGTCTTCAAGGGCTCTCAGTATTATGATTACAAAAGCCCCATGATCCTGGCTATGGGCAGGATCGCCCCTCATCCTCAGCCCATCACCTCAGCAATGATGGGCTGCAAGGATTAG